Proteins encoded within one genomic window of Bacteroidota bacterium:
- a CDS encoding UbiX family flavin prenyltransferase → MNSQKHKIIVAVTGASGAIYAKVLFDKLLLLKDQIETVGIVFSSNAKDVWEYELGNKNYDQIPFKIHDKNDFFAPFASGSAKYNTMIICPCSMGTLARIATGISNDLITRAADVILKERRKLIMVVRDTPYSLIHLNNMKTVTEAGGIVCPASPSFYSKPKDFEALAATVIDRVLDLAGLDQSTFRWSE, encoded by the coding sequence ATGAATTCTCAAAAACACAAAATAATTGTTGCAGTTACCGGCGCCAGCGGAGCTATCTATGCAAAAGTACTTTTCGATAAACTTTTATTACTGAAAGATCAGATCGAAACTGTAGGCATAGTTTTTTCAAGTAATGCAAAAGATGTCTGGGAGTATGAACTTGGCAATAAAAACTATGATCAGATCCCATTCAAAATTCACGACAAAAATGATTTCTTTGCTCCTTTCGCCAGTGGTTCTGCCAAATACAATACAATGATAATTTGTCCATGTAGTATGGGCACGCTGGCAAGAATAGCAACAGGAATTTCAAATGACCTTATTACCCGTGCTGCAGATGTTATATTAAAAGAAAGAAGAAAGTTAATAATGGTAGTCAGAGATACTCCCTACAGTTTGATCCATTTGAACAACATGAAAACCGTCACAGAAGCCGGTGGAATTGTTTGTCCGGCCTCCCCTTCTTTTTATAGCAAGCCCAAAGATTTTGAAGCCCTTGCAGCCACAGTAATTGACCGCGTATTGGATCTGGCCGGATTAGACCAGAGCACATTCCGCTGGAGCGAATGA
- the vanZ gene encoding VanZ family protein — MFWRYNRAAFLWAILILVLCGLPGSNFPKLSFLEWLRPDKIVHLILFGIQSYLLIIGFIRQDRFPGLRANAIRLGVLLSISYGALVEVLQTTVFIGRSGDIRDALANSIGAFIGLYFFRKFGKRQVTGNGEKMKI, encoded by the coding sequence ATGTTCTGGCGATACAATAGGGCTGCTTTTCTATGGGCAATATTGATACTTGTCCTTTGTGGTCTTCCCGGTAGCAATTTCCCAAAACTATCATTTCTGGAATGGTTACGTCCTGATAAAATCGTACACCTTATCCTTTTTGGTATTCAAAGTTATCTTCTGATAATTGGATTTATCCGTCAAGATCGTTTTCCGGGATTAAGAGCAAATGCTATTCGCTTGGGAGTATTGTTAAGTATTTCTTACGGTGCATTAGTAGAAGTGCTTCAGACTACCGTTTTCATAGGTAGATCAGGTGATATCAGGGATGCACTTGCAAATTCTATCGGAGCATTTATTGGGCTTTACTTTTTCAGGAAATTTGGAAAAAGACAAGTTACCGGCAATGGTGAAAAAATGAAAATCTAA
- the gcvH gene encoding glycine cleavage system protein GcvH → MNFPENLKYTKDHEWVLINGNTATIGITDFAQSELGDIVYVEIETEGDTLDKEAVFGTVEAVKTVSDLFMPVSGKITEFNSGLTKNPESVNKDPYGNGWMIKVEMGNAAEAGELMSAADYKKLIGVDA, encoded by the coding sequence ATGAATTTCCCTGAAAACCTGAAATACACAAAAGACCACGAATGGGTTTTAATTAATGGCAATACAGCTACGATTGGAATCACTGATTTTGCGCAAAGCGAATTGGGTGATATCGTTTACGTAGAGATTGAAACGGAAGGTGATACTTTAGACAAAGAAGCGGTATTTGGGACAGTAGAAGCCGTAAAAACGGTTTCTGATTTGTTTATGCCGGTTTCAGGAAAAATTACTGAATTCAACAGCGGACTTACAAAGAATCCGGAATCTGTAAATAAAGATCCATACGGAAATGGCTGGATGATCAAGGTAGAAATGGGTAATGCTGCTGAAGCAGGCGAACTTATGTCTGCTGCTGATTACAAAAAACTGATTGGCGTAGACGCATAA
- a CDS encoding DUF3575 domain-containing protein gives MKIFFSVVFTTLCSFSYAQESSTQSGDSSTTSDFKKVSSTFVIRTDVLDLLATLIEPNNLSITAGLEFSLAKKYSIRLHARTEHISDRFFSTTEFRSGPEIVKYFCENVNGSFYGGAYLEYNLYKSIKYEGKFTTTRINKFFSPGITTGYCYSAAKHFIIEPSLRFGYGDRFEETHMNVRIGLYVGWIL, from the coding sequence TTGAAAATATTTTTCTCTGTCGTCTTTACGACTCTTTGCAGTTTTTCATATGCTCAGGAAAGTTCAACTCAATCAGGAGATTCATCAACGACTTCGGATTTTAAAAAAGTTTCAAGCACATTTGTCATTCGGACAGATGTATTGGACCTACTTGCAACATTGATTGAACCAAATAATTTAAGTATTACTGCCGGATTGGAATTTTCACTGGCTAAAAAATACTCGATTCGTCTTCATGCGAGAACTGAACATATTAGCGACAGATTTTTTTCTACAACAGAATTCAGAAGTGGTCCGGAAATAGTAAAATATTTTTGCGAGAATGTAAATGGGTCATTTTACGGAGGGGCATATCTGGAATATAATTTATATAAAAGCATAAAATACGAAGGAAAATTTACCACCACCAGAATCAATAAATTCTTCAGTCCGGGTATAACTACCGGTTATTGCTATTCAGCAGCAAAACATTTTATAATAGAACCATCACTTCGGTTCGGGTATGGAGACAGATTCGAAGAAACTCATATGAATGTACGGATTGGGTTGTATGTGGGATGGATCTTGTAG